The DNA region GATATCCTGTGGGCATGGTGAAGAGCGGACGGCCGCGTGCCACGTCTCGCGCCGAGCTGGAGCGGCTGGGTTTCGAGCTGTTCGAGCAGAAGGGCTTCGACGCCACCACCATCGACGACATGGCCGCTGCGGCCGGGATCGGCCGGCGCACGTTCTTCCGGTACTTCGCCTCCAAGAACGATCTCGTCTGGGGGGACTTCGAGGGCCAACTCGAACGGTTGCGGGAACTGTTGGCGGAGATTCCCGGCCACATGCCGATCATGGAGGCGCTGCGCACGGCGATCGTCGAGTTCAACCACTTCGACGAGGGCACGGTGCCGTGGCACCGTCGGCGCATGGACCTGATCCTGCGGGTACCCGCGCTGCAGGCCGATTCCACGCTGCGCTTCCACTCCTGGCGGGCCGTCGTCACGGAGTTCGCGGCCGCGCGAAGCGGACTGCCGCCGACCGACCTGGAACCGCGGCTGATCGGTGCCACGGCACTGGCGGCCGCCGTCACCGCCTACGAGATGTGGCTGGACGACCCCGGTTCCGACCTCTCCGTCCTGCTGGACGCGACGCTGCGCCGACTCGCGGCGGGCTTCTGACCACCGGTGCCGAGCACCAGCCGGGGCCGCAGTGCCGCCAGGGAACGGCCCCGGGCGGCGGAGAACCATACGCCCGCCCCGTATGCGAGGTCGTCCAGGCGCCTGGCGAGGGTGTAGCGGACGGGATCCAGGCCCGTGGGCGCGGTGCGGTGCTCCAACGCGACGTCGGCGACCGCGGCCACCGCCGCGGCGCGGCGCACCCGGGTGGAGACCAGGCAGCCGAGCGCGGTGACGGGCCACCAGTGCCGGGTGACCAGCGCCGCCGTCTGGCTGAGCGCGGCGACCGCGCCGTTGGCGGTGAGCCTCGCCCCCAGTCGCACGGGATGGCCGGTGCTCTCCAGCTTGCGGGCGATGCGCAGCGTCGTCACCCCGCAGACCCCGGCGGCCACGGGGAGCGACCAGCGGCGCTGAGCGAGCAGGGCCATGACCATCACGGTGCTCCACGGGGCGAGCACCGCCGGGGCGATGGCCTGGGGATGACGTTCGGCCAAGGGCTGGGCGCCGGACCCGTACACGGCCTTGCGTACGAACCAGTCACCGAAGGACACCCGGTGTTCGTGGGCAGCGACGACCGCGGGTTCGTACCGCAGCCGCCAGCCACGGGCGACGGCCCGCCAGCCGAAGTCGACGTCCTCACCGACCCGCATCCGTGGGTCGAAGCCGTCGGCGACGGCGTCCACCCGGGCGACCGTGCAGGCAGTGGAAGCCCAGGAGACGAAGGAGCCGGGCCGCACGGACGCCGGGTGGGCACCGAGGTCGAGTGACGAGCGGACCTCCTCGTAACGGCCGATCCAGCTCGACGAACGGGCGGTGCGCAGGCCGGTGATCCGGGGCACGGCGATGGCGACGCGCTCGTCCGTGAAGTGCCTGAGCAGCGTGGTCACGGTGCCCGGGGCGAGGACGATGTCGGAGTCGACGAAGACCACGAAGGGAGTGCGGACCAGGCGCAGTCCGGCGTTTCGAGCCCCGGCCGGTCCCACGTTCACGGCCAGGGGCACGAACCGGGCGCCGTGCCGGGCGGCCACGGTCGCGACAGCGGCCCGGTCGTGCGAGGCGTCGTCCACGACGATCACCTCGCTGCCGGGCTCCAAGCTGCCCAGCAGCCGGTCGAGTTGCTGCGGCCGGTCGCGGACCGGGACGACGTAGGTGCAGCGCGGGTCCGGGTGCTCAGGCAGCGCGTCGACGAGCGGATGGGCGAGCCCACGCTCCAGGAGCAGGTCGGCGAGGGCGGCGCCGGCCGCGTCGTGGACCCGCAGGGTACGGCCGGTCAGCAAGGCACGGGCGCGTGGGGCGAGGCGCAGCAGACGGGTGGGGGAGCCGCCGAGCAGGGCGTGTCCGTCATCGAGGACGAGGGTGTGTCTGTCGAGTGTGACGGTGAACCCGTGCGGCAGCGGGCGCGCCGCCGGTCCCGGGGCCGCGCTCATCGCCCGGCCGCCGGGGCCGGGTCCGTCAGCCGGCCACGCCGGTCGGGGGCCGCGGTGAGGATGCGGTGCACGGTGGCGGTGACCAGGTCGTCGACGAGCGTACGGCCCTCCTGCGCGGACGCCCCGGTGGGATCGCCGAGCACGCCGTTGGGCGCGACGGAGCGGACACCTCCGGCGACGAGCCGCGGCAGCAGTTCGGCGATCGGCCGGGTGTCACCGGCGGTGGCGGCGTCCTGATCCACGTCGCCGGGGGTCAGATGGAGCATGGCGGAGGTCTCCGACCGGCCGGCGTGTGCGTCGCCGCCGGGGAACAGGCACCCCGTCCACGCGACGTCGTGGCCTTCCTCGCGCAACTGGCCGACGGCCTCGTCGAGCGCGCGGACGTTGCCCCCGTGGCCGTTGACGAAGACGGTGCGGGAGGCCCACAGCGCGAGCGACCGCACCATCTCGACCAGGACGAACCGAAGCGCCTCGTGGCCGATGGAGACCGTGCCGGGGAAACCGGCGTGCTCACCGCTGTTGCCGTACACGAGTGTGGGCGCCACCACCACGCGGCCGGGCAGCCGGGCCGCGGCGCGCGAGGCCACGGCCTCGGCCATGACGCTGTCGGTGCCCAACGGCAGGTGGTGGCCGTGCTGTTCGGTGGAACCGACCGGGACCAGGACGAGTACGTCGTCCTCGGTGG from Streptomyces sp. NBC_01754 includes:
- the mftF gene encoding mycofactocin biosynthesis glycosyltransferase MftF (Members of this protein family, MftF, are glycosyltransferases, members of PF00535 (glycosyl transferase family 2). The encoding gene is found as part of the mycofactocin cassette, in Mycobacterium tuberculosis, many other Actinobacteria, and occasional members of other lineages. Mycofactocin itself, a putative redox carrier, is a heavily modified derivative of the C-terminal Val-Tyr dipeptide of the mycofactocin precursor MftA (TIGR03969).), whose amino-acid sequence is MSAAPGPAARPLPHGFTVTLDRHTLVLDDGHALLGGSPTRLLRLAPRARALLTGRTLRVHDAAGAALADLLLERGLAHPLVDALPEHPDPRCTYVVPVRDRPQQLDRLLGSLEPGSEVIVVDDASHDRAAVATVAARHGARFVPLAVNVGPAGARNAGLRLVRTPFVVFVDSDIVLAPGTVTTLLRHFTDERVAIAVPRITGLRTARSSSWIGRYEEVRSSLDLGAHPASVRPGSFVSWASTACTVARVDAVADGFDPRMRVGEDVDFGWRAVARGWRLRYEPAVVAAHEHRVSFGDWFVRKAVYGSGAQPLAERHPQAIAPAVLAPWSTVMVMALLAQRRWSLPVAAGVCGVTTLRIARKLESTGHPVRLGARLTANGAVAALSQTAALVTRHWWPVTALGCLVSTRVRRAAAVAAVADVALEHRTAPTGLDPVRYTLARRLDDLAYGAGVWFSAARGRSLAALRPRLVLGTGGQKPAASRRSVASSRTERSEPGSSSHIS
- the mftR gene encoding mycofactocin system transcriptional regulator (MftR, the mycofactocin system transcriptional regulator, is an uncharacterized TetR family DNA-binding transcription factor. Its role is inferred by context. It occurs as part of the biosynthesis locus for mycofactocin, a partially characterized electron carrier derived from the terminal Val-Tyr dipeptide of the precursor peptide MftA, through a radical SAM enzyme-mediated process.), encoding MVKSGRPRATSRAELERLGFELFEQKGFDATTIDDMAAAAGIGRRTFFRYFASKNDLVWGDFEGQLERLRELLAEIPGHMPIMEALRTAIVEFNHFDEGTVPWHRRRMDLILRVPALQADSTLRFHSWRAVVTEFAAARSGLPPTDLEPRLIGATALAAAVTAYEMWLDDPGSDLSVLLDATLRRLAAGF
- the mftE gene encoding mycofactocin biosynthesis peptidyl-dipeptidase MftE, translated to MSTALARTTWPTVPTEDDVLVLVPVGSTEQHGHHLPLGTDSVMAEAVASRAAARLPGRVVVAPTLVYGNSGEHAGFPGTVSIGHEALRFVLVEMVRSLALWASRTVFVNGHGGNVRALDEAVGQLREEGHDVAWTGCLFPGGDAHAGRSETSAMLHLTPGDVDQDAATAGDTRPIAELLPRLVAGGVRSVAPNGVLGDPTGASAQEGRTLVDDLVTATVHRILTAAPDRRGRLTDPAPAAGR